A window of the Branchiostoma floridae strain S238N-H82 chromosome 12, Bfl_VNyyK, whole genome shotgun sequence genome harbors these coding sequences:
- the LOC118427190 gene encoding tyrosine-protein kinase RYK-like encodes MAMNGAFLRILALLGMLCPLARGSVNLYLSGDEVKKLLGLTADLYYVRDNQVNSYALKFNLPVPADINSLHFTWRSSMPGVRYRMSLLSENTRILKKPETNISLAGEVPLAESVFRVNLTCSGQSNAEVGVHIQLNVTLHSAQNYTVLNFRRRKMCMINDEPIIKPGTGSVNNSSPIVRGESDYSVSNSTSVFYIAVGVACTIIFLIAMAIAAINVHSIKQNDRIRTATDNYVPRSCRTRYSLFLICSVRKFFIKNLAHWFPPAYPSLRRYPNMTEPVADVRSQLSDICIQRTEVTLGDVLQEGTFGRIYHGIVVGEDRAEQEVFIKTVTDQASEEQVLLLLRESCMLRGVHHRHVQTITYACLDDGRPMTIFPYLNHGNLKVFLKHCRASETHTHQILSTQDLVHLAIQIGKAMQYLGKRGVVHRDLATRNCVLDEGLNVKVTDNALARDLFSGDYHCLGDNENRPVKWLAIESLVDKHFSSASDVWAFGVLLWELMTLGQTPYSDIDPFEMASYLRDGFRAPQPINCPDELFAIMACCWALSPEERPKFAQLTACLQEFHKALGLYI; translated from the exons GTTTGACAGCAGACCTGTACTATGTGAGAGATAACCAGGTGAACAGCTATGCCCTGAAGTTCAACCTCCCTGTACCTGCTGACATCAACAGTCTACACTTCACATGGAGGTCCAGTATGCCAGGG GTTCGTTACCGCATGAGTCTCCTGTCAGAGAACACCAGAATTCTGAAGAAGCCAGAGACCAACATCTCACTTGCTGGGGAGGTTCCACTGGCGGAGTCAG TCTTCAGAGTGAACCTGACTTGCTCAGGCCAGTCTAATGCAGAGGTCGGAGTTCACATACAACTGAACGTGACGCTACATTCAGCCCAGAACTACACAGTACTCAACTTCCGCAGACGGAAAATGTGCATGATAA ATGATGAACCCATCATTAAACCTGGTACTGGGAGTGTGAACAACTCTTCACCCATAGTGAGAGGTGAGTCAG ACTACTCGGTCTCCAACTCCACCAGTGTGTTCTACATCGCTGTGGGCGTGGCTTGTACAATCATCTTCCTTATCGCCATGGCGATAGCTGCAATCAACGTCCACTCCATCAAGCAGAACGACAGAATAAG GACAGCTACCGATAATTACGTTCCTCGCTCTTGTAGGACACGGTACAGCCTCTTCCTAATCTGT agcgttaggaAATTCTTTATTAAAAATCTTGCACATTGGTTCCCTCCAGCGTACCCCAGCCTAAGGAGATACCCCAACATGACGGAGCCTGTAGCAGACGTGCGGTCGCAGCTGTCAGACATCTGTATCCAGCGCACAGAGGTCACCCTGGGAGACGTGTTGCAGGAGGGCACGTTTGGGAGAATCTATCACGGCATCGTGGTGGGGGAGGACAGGGCCGAACAGGAGGTCTTCATAAAGACGGTTACAG ACCAAGCATCAGAAGAACAGGTCCTCCTGTTGTTACGCGAGAGCTGCATGCTGCGAGGTGTCCACCACAGACATGTGCAGACCATCACCTACGCCTGTCTGGACGATGGCCGACCCATGACAATCTTCCCGTACCTGAACCATGGCAACCTGAAAGTCTTCCTCAAACACTGCAGAGCatcggaaacacacacacatcag ATCCTGTCCACACAAGACCTGGTGCACCTGGCCATACAGATTGGTAAAGCCATGCAGTACCTGGGGAAACGTGGGGTGGTGCACAGAGACCTGGCCACCAGAAACTGTGT ACTTGATGAAGGGTTAAACGTTAAAGTGACGGACAACGCCTTGGCAAGGGACCTGTTCTCCGGAGACTACCACTGTCTGGGAGACAACGAGAACAGACCCGTCAAATGGCTCGCCATCGAGAGTCTCGTGGACAAGCACTTCTCATCAGCTAGCGATGTG TGGGCGTTTGGCGTGTTGCTATGGGAACTCATGACCTTGGGACAGACGCCATATTCTGACATTGACCCGTTTGAGATGGCCTCGTACCTGAGGGACGGTTTCAGGGCACCCCAACCCATCAACTGTCCTGATGAACT GTTTGCAATCATGGCATGTTGCTGGGCCCTGTCACCAGAAGAGAGACCAAAGTTTGCCCAGTTGACGGCCTGTCTACAAGAGTTCCACAAGGCCCTGGGACTCTACATATAG